A region of the Mesoterricola sediminis genome:
AACCCCCGGAGCCCCAGGCGCGCCCGGTGGAGGCGCTGCCTCACGAGGCCGCGGCTGATGCCCAGCTTGTGTGCAACTTCGTCGGTGTTCATGCCTTCGAGATCCCTCAAGATGAACACGGCCCGCTGATCATCGGAAAGGCGGTTGAGGCCCTCCCGGATCTTGGCCCGCATCTGGTCCCTTTCAACCGAGACGAGGGCCATCGCTTCCTGGCTCCAGTCCCGCATCCTGTCCGTGTTCATGAGATGCCCGTCGGGGGAGAAACGTGGCAGAAAATCTTCGATGGCGTCCTCGCGGCGGCGGATGCGGGACCGGCGCAGCATGAGTGCCTCATTGATGCAGATGCGGTAGGCCCAGGTGGAGAATTTGCTCTTCCCCTGGAACCGCCCCAGTTCGGTGTGGATGCTGATCAGGGCCTCCTGGAGGGCGTCCTGCGCGTCGAGGGTGTCCTGGAGGATGCGGTGGATGCCGGCAAAGAACAATCCGAGATGCGGAGCCACAAGCTCGCTGAAGGCGTCGCCGTCCCCTGTCTGGGCCCTCGCGATGAGATCGCTTTCGTTCGGCGGAATCATCCTTCCAACCTACCGCGAGGCGAGGGGAATGCGAACCGTGAACGTCGCGCCCTGCCCCAGACCGGGGCTTGAAGCTTTTATGGTGCCTTTGTGGAGCGTCACAATTTCCCATGAAAGAAAGAGGCCAAGGCCGGTGCCGGCCACTTGGCGGGTCATCTCGTCGCCCACCCGGTAGAAGCGCTGGAACAGGCGGGGGAGCTCGCGGGGACTGATGCCGTTGCCGCGGTCCGAAACGCTGATGATGGCCATCTCGCCGTCCGAGTCAAGGGTGACCGTCGTCTTCCGGGGCTCGGGCGCGTACTTGTGGGCGTTGGACAGGAGGTTCTCCACCACCTGGGCCATGGCCCGGGGGTCGATGTCCGCCCAGATGTCGATGCCCAGCTGGAGGTTGAGGCCCAGGGAACCGGTGCCCAGGCGGTGGTCCATGCCGTCCGCGACCTCCCGGAGCCAGGGGGCCAGCTCCACGCGCTCGGGCTTCAGCTCCAGGCTCCCGGCGTCGGCCCGGGCCACGTCCAGGAGGTTGCCCACGAGTTCCGTGAGCCGGAGCAGGTCGCCGTCCATGAGCTGCTGGACCCTCGCCTTCCGGTCGGGCCCCAGCTCCCGGGTGAAGAGCGTCTCCATCCAGACCCGGAGGCTGGCGATGGGCGTCTTGAGCTCGTGGGTGACGGAGGCGATGAAGTTCCGCTGGCGTAGCTTGAGCTCCATCTCGCTGTTCAGCTTGCGGTAGATGTAGCTGAGGCCGAGGAGCACCGCCAGGACCATCACCGCCGCCTCGCCGGCGGCCCTCCACAGGGCCAGGGTCCGCTCCCGCTCCATGGCCGAGAGGATCTCGGTGCGCAGGGTCAGGTAGGCGGACTGGTCGAGGAGGATGGGATCGTCGGGCTCCACCGGGCCGGGGACCACCGCGACGTAGGGGAAGCGCTGCTCGATGGCGGCCTTCCGGATCTGCAGGGGGGGGAACTCCGGCAGCTTGGCCTCCACCATGCCGGGCCGGTCGGAGGCGGGGTCCCGCTGGAAGACGATGCGGAGGATCTCGGCGCTGTCCATCTGCCAGGCCTCGGCGCGGCCGGCCCGCATGGTGGCGATGCGGGCGTTCTGGAGGTTCCTGGACTCCCGGATCTGGAGGCTGATCCACCAGGCCATCTGGCTGAGGAGGATGAAGGCGACGCTCCAGAAGATGAGGCGCTCGGTGGCGGGGGCTTTGAGATGGGCCTGTTTCATGCCTGGTTTCACGTTGAAGTTTCCAGTCTGAGGCCGCGGCCCGCGCCTCCACAAGAATTCTTGCATTGGGCGCCCAGGAGGGCATTCTGGTAGCGAATGAGCACCGCCCCCTCCAATCCCTTCAAGCCGGGCCCCGCCGCGGGCCGCCCGGCGGCGCCCGGGGCCCAGGGTCCCCTGGCCGGGGCGGGGCAGAACACGGAGCTGCTGGTGGAGCTCCTCCAGGGGCAGCGGCAGATCTCCGGCCTCACCCAGGAGCTGGCGGACCTGAGGGGGCGCCTGGCCCGGCGGTCCCACCAGATGAGCGTCCTCCAGCACGTGGCCGAGATCCTGGCCGCCACCCCCCGGGCGCCCCAGATCGCCGGGGTCGTCCAGGACGTCCTCGTGCAGGAGTTCGGGGCCCGCACCTGCGTCGTCTGGATCCTCGAGGATTCCGGGGCCCGCTACGAACCCCGCTGCGGCTACGGCCTCCCCAGGTCGGTGTGGACCTCCCTCCGGCTCCCGGCCCCCAACCCCTTCCCCGGCGCCCCCATGGTCCTCTTCCAGGACCAGTGGATGGACGAGGGGCTCCACGGCGGATGCCTGGAACCCCTGCGGACCGGGGAGGACACGGCCCTCTACTACGTCCCCTTCGAGAACCAGCTCCTCCTCATGGGCTTCGCCGTCATCTGCCTCGAGGCGGGCCGTCCCATGGACGAGGACCAGAACTCCGTCACCATCCTCCAGCGCCAGGTGGCGGCCAGCATCTACAACGCGTGGCTCTTCCGGGACCTGGGGGAGCAGCGCGACACCCTCCAGCGGCAGGCCACGGAACTCGAGAAGGCCAATGCCGCCCTGCGGGAGGCGGACCGCTTCCGGAGCGAGTTCCTGGCCCTGACGAGCCACGAGCTGAGGACCCCCCTGACCGGCATCCTGGGCTTCACCCGCCTCGTCCTGGACGGATTCTACGAGGACGAGGAGGAGATGCGCCGGATGCTGGCCGACAGCTACGCTTCCGGCAAGCACCTGCTGGACCTCCTCAACGACATCCTGGACCTCGCCAAGATCGAGAGCGGCCGCATGCAGATGCGGATCGAGCCCGTCGGCCTCGGAGGCCTTCTGGACGAGGTGAAGGCCATCGTCCAGGGCTACCCCCGCAAGCCCGAGGTCGAGCTCCACTGGCCCGCGGGCCTCGAGGCGGTCCCCGAGGTCATGGCCGACCCGGGCCGGCTCCGCCAGGTGCTCCTGAACCTCCTGTCCAACGCCCTGAAGTTCACCAAGGAGGGCTCGGTCCACGTGATCGTCGAGCGGGGCTTCGGCGAGGTGGCGCTCATCGTGGCCGATACGGGCATCGGGGTGACCCGGGAGGCCCAGGCCCGGCTCTTCCAGAAGTTCGTCCAGGCGGACGGCGGCCACAGCCGGGAGTACGGCGGCACCGGCCTGGGCCTTGTCATCTGCAAACACCTCATGGAAATGATGAACGGCACCATCTCCCTGCATAGCGAGGGAGAAGGCAGGGGGACGACCATGACCCTCACGGTGCCCATCGCCTGAGCCGCAGGGGCCGTGTGACCTTTACCATTGTTCGCCGGCCGTGGGCCTCGTAAACTGAGGCATATTTGGAGCCTCCCATGAAGCCAAGCCTGCTCGGCCTAGCCCTGTCCCTGGTCGCCCTGCCAGGCCTGCGCGCCGAGGAGGGGATGTGGACGTTTGATAACCTCCCCCTCGCCAGTATGAAGGAGAAATTCGGCTTCGCGCCGGACCAGGCCTGGCTGGACCACGCCCGGCTCAGCTCCCTGCGCTTCCCCGGCGGAAGCGGTTCCTTCATCAGCGCCGATGGCCTGGTGCTCACCAACCACCACGTGGGCCGCGACCACATCCAGGCGGTCTCGGGTCAGGGGCGCGACCTGGTGAAGAACGGGTTCGTGGCCGCCACCCGCGACCAGGAGATCAAGGTCCCCGGCCTGGAACTCTACACCCTCGTGGCCATGGAGGACGTGACGGCCCGGGTGGCCAAGGCCGCCCCGGAGGCGCGCCAGGCCGAACTGGGGCGGATCCAGAAGGAGATCCAGGACCGGACCGGGCTGCGGTCCGAGGTGGTCAAGCTCTACCAGGGGGGCGAGTACTGGATCTACAGCTACCAGAAGCACACCGACGTGCGCCTGGTGATGGCGCCCGAGGTGCGGATGGCCAAGTTCGGGGGCGACGCCGACAACTTCACCTACCCGAGGTTCGGCCTGGACTTCGCCCTCTTCCGGGTCTACGAGGACGGCCGGCCCTACCATCCCAAGGCCCACCTGGCCTGGGCCACGGAGGGCCTCAAGGCCGGCGATCTGACCTTCGTCACCGGCCATCCCGGCTCCACCGCCCGCCTCGAGACCCAGGCCCAGATGCTGGCCTCCCGGGATGTGGCGTGGCCCGAGCGGATCCGCGCCCTGGACGCCCTGCGCGGGGCCCTGGTCGACTACGGCCGCCGCTCCCCCGAACATCAGCGTCAGGTCGCCGCCCAGATCCTGAACGTGGAGAACAGCCTCAAGGCCATGAACGGCTACCTCGCGGGCCTGAAGGACGCCGAGGCCCTGGCCCGGCTGGCCAAGGCCGAGCAGGACCTGCGGGCCCAGGTGGAGGCCGACCCCGCCCTCAAGGCCAAGGCCGGGGGGAGCTGGGACGCCATCGCCAAGGCCATGGAGGTCCGGAACGCCCTCTGGCGGGAACAGGCCCTGGTGGACACCTGCAACAGCACCCTGCTGGGCCATGCCCTGACCCTGGTGCGCCTGCCGGAACAGGCCGCCCTGCCCGGCGCCAGGCGCCTGGCCGAATACAACGACGCCAACGTGGAGGCCACCCGGCGCCGCCTCCTGGTGGACCGCCCCTACCATCCCGAACTGGAGACGGCCCTGTTCACCCATGGCCTGAAGTCGGCCCTGGAAGGGCTCGGCGCCGCTCACCCCTTCGTCCAGGCCATGCTGGGCGGCCAGAGCCCCGAGGCGGTGGCCAAGGCCGCCGTGGCGGGCTCCCGCCTGGGCGATCCCGCCGTCCGCAAGGCCCTCCTGGAGGGCGGGCGCGAGGCGGTGCTGGCCTCCCGGGACCCCATGCTCCTCCTGGCCCGGAAGCTGGAAGCGCCCAACCGTCTCCTGCGCCAGCGGATCGAGGACGAGGTCAACGCCGTGGTCGCCGAGCACGGCGGCCGCATCGCCGGGGCCCGGTTCCGGATCTTCGGCAAGGGCGTCTACCCCGACGCCACCTTCACCCTGCGCCTGACCTACGGCGCCGTCTCCGGCTACCCGGCCAACGGCACCCACATCCAGCCCTTCACCACCCTCCACGGCCTTTTCGACCGGGCCCTGGCCTGGGGCCCCGAGGCGGAAGGGGGGGCCTGGTCCCTCCCTGCCCGCTGGTGGGAGCGCAAGGGCCGCCTGGCCCTGGAGACGCCGTACAACTTCGCCCACAGCGTGGACATCATCGGGGGCAATTCCGGCAGCCCGGTGCTGAACCGCAAGGGGGAGCTGGCGGGGCTCATCTTCGACGGCAACATCGAGAGCCTCGCGGGCCGCTACTACTACGACGCCAGAGTCAACCGGGGCGTCTCCGTGGACGCGCGGGCCATCCTCGAGGCCCTCGGCAAGGTCTACGACGCCCAGCACCTGGTCAAGGAAATCACTACCAAGTAACCCGTTCCATGGAGCCTCCGATGCGCGCATCCCTCACCCCCCTGCTGGCCCTCCTCATCGCGGCCCCCGCGCTCCGCGCCGACGAGGGCATGTGGACGTTCGACAACCTCCCCACCCAGAAGATGAAGGCCAAGTACGGCTTCGCCCCCGACGCGGCCTGGCTCGACCACGTGCGCCTCAGCGCGGTGCGCTTCCCGGGCGGCAGCGGTTCCTTCATCAGCGCCGACGGCCTCGTGCTGACCAACCACCACGTGGGCCACAGCTGGATCGAGCGCGTCTCCGACCCGACCCACGACTACGTGGGCAACGGCTTCGTGGCCGCCACCCGGGACCAGGAGATCAAGGTCCCCGGCCTGGAGCTGCACACCCTGATGTCCATGGAGAACGTCACCGAGGCGCTGGCCAAGGCCGTCCCGGCCGGGGCCGACGAGGCCCGGGCCGCCGCGGCCCGCCAGGAGGCCCTCGCCGGCCTCCTCAAGGAGGCCCGGACCCGGACCGGCCTGCTCTGCGAGCCCGTGGTCCTCTACCAGGGCGGCGAGACCTGGATCTACGCCTACAAGGTCCACAAGGATGTCCGGCTCGTCATGGCCCCCGAATACGGCATCGCCGCCTTCGGCAAGGAATGGGACAACTTCTCCTACCCCCGGTTCTGCCTGGATTTCAGCCTCTTCCGCGTCTACGAGGACGGCAAGCCCTACCGCCCCGCCCACCACCTGGCCTGGGCCGCCTCCGGCCCCAAGTACGGGGACATGACCTTCATGGTCGGTCACCCCGGGCGGACCTCCCGCCTGGAGACCCTGGCCCAGATGGAGGCCCAGCGCGACGCCCTGACCCCCCTCATGGTCCGGACCCTGGACCGGGCCCGCAAGGTGCTCCACGCCTACGCCGCTTCCGGCCCCGAGCAGGCCCGCCAGGTCTCCGACGCCATCATGGGCGTGGAGAACGGCTACAAGGTCTACGTGAACCAGCTCACCGGCCTCCGGGACAAGGAGGCCATGGCCGAGGTCGCCCGGGCCGAGGCCGAGCTGCGCGCGGCCGTCGAGAAGGACCCCGCGCTGAAGGCCCTGGCCGGCGGCAGCTGGGACAAGGTCGCCGCCGCCACCGCCCGCCGGGTCAAGGCCGCCGTCGAGGAGTCTCTCGTGGGCGGGCTGGGCAGCCGCACCCTGGAGTTCGCCCTGGCGGTGGCCAGGCTGGAGGCCGAGGCCGCCCTGCCCAAGGGCGAGCGGGACCCCCAGTTCCGCAGCGACGCCGACATCGAGCGCGTGAAGGGCCGCCTCAAGGCCACCCTCATCCCCGCCCCGGCCCTCGAGAAGGAAAGCATCGTCGCGGGCCTCAAGGCCGCCCAGGCCGAGCTGGGCGCGGCCCATCCCTTCGTGGCCGCGGCCCTACAGGGACGCACCCCCGAGGCCGCCGCCGAGGCCCTGGTCTCCGGCACCCGCCTCATGGACGCCAAGGTCCGCGAGGGCCTTCTCTCCGGCGGATCCGAGGCCGCCGCCAAGGACCCGATGCTGGTGCTCGCCCGCAGGATCCTGGAGATCCAGAAGCCCATCCGCAAGGAGCAGCGCGAGGTCCAGGCCATCCTCTCGGAGCACGGCGGCCGGATCGCCCAGGCCCGCTTCCGCGTCCGGGGCCGCTCCGTCTATCCCGACGCCACCTTCACCCTGCGCCTGACCTACGGCGCCGTCGAGACCTACCCCTCCGCCGGCACCCTGGCGCCCCCCTTCACCACCTTCGGCGGCCTCTATGACCGTGCCGACGCGTGGGGCCCGGAGGCCGAGGACCACTCCTGGGAGCTGCCGAAGCGCTGGCAGGAGGCCCGGGGCCGCCTCGACCTGAGGACCCGTTTCAACTTCATCACCAACAACGACATCATCGGCGGCAACTCGGGCTCCCCCGTGGTGGACCGCCAGGGCCGGCTCATCGGCCTGGTGTTCGACGGGAACATCGAATCCAACGCTGGGCGCTTCTTCTTCGATCCCAAGGTCAACCGCGCCATCTCCGTCGACGCCTCCGCCATCCTGGCGGCCCTGGACAAGGTCTACGGCGCCGGACACCTCGTCACCGAGATCAACGCCAAATAGGAGCAGCCATGAGGACCCGCCTCCCCCTCCTCGCCCTCGCCGCCGCCCTCGCCGCCGGATCCGCCCTCCGCGCCGACGAAGGCATGTGGACGTTCGACAACCTCCCCGTCGCCAAGATGAAGGCGGCCTACGGTTTCGCGCCTGACCAGGCCTGGCTGGACCATGTGCGCCTCTCCGCCATCCACTTCGGCGGCGGCAGCGGCTCCTTCATCAGCGCCGACGGGCTCGTCCTGACGAACCACCACGTGGGCCGCAGCTCCGTCCAGCTCCTTTCGGACCGCCTGAAGAAGGACTTCATCAAGGACGGCTTCCTGGCCACTTCCCGTGACCAGGAGCTCAAGGTCCCCGGCCTGGAGCTGCGGACCCTCGTCTCCATGGAGAACGTGACCGACCGCGTGGCCAAGGCGGTGAAGCCCGGCCTGTCGGAGGCCGAGGCCCAGAAGGCCCGGCGCGAGGAGCTGGCCCGCATCCAGAAGGAGGTCCGCGAGAAGACGGGCCTCAGCCCCGACGTCGTCCGCCTCTACCAGGGCGGCGAGACCTGGATCTACGCCTACAAGCGGCACACCGACGTCCGCCTCGTGATGGCCCCGGAAATGCAGGTGGCCTTCTTCGGCGGGGATCCGGACAACTTCACCTACCCGCGCCACAACCTGGACTTCACCCTCTTCCGGGTCTACGAGGACGGCAAGCCCTACCATCCCGCTCACCACCTCACCTGGACCTCCACCGGCGTCAAGGCCGGCGACCTGACCTTCGTGGTCGGCCACCCCGGCTCCACGGAGCGGCTGGCCACCTTCGCCCAGATGCTCCACGCCGGCGAGTTCAGCCTGCCCCGGCGCATCAAGGCCATGGAGCGCCAGCGGGAGTCCCTCCTGGCCTACGGCAGCCTCTCCCCCGAGAACCGCCGCCAGGTCAACAGCCTCATCTTCGGCCTGGAGAACAGCATCAAGGCCTCCACCGGCTACGTGTCCGGCCTCCGCGACAGGTCCGCCATGGACCGCATCCGCAAGGACGAGGAGGAGCTCAAGGCCAAGGTGGCCGCCGATCCCGGCTCCGACGCCAAGGGCAGCTGGTCCGCCATCGAGAAGGCCCTCGAGGCCCAGAAGGCGCTCTTCGAGGAGAGCCAGTTCGCCAACGCGCGCTCCGGCGCCATGCTGGGGAGCACCCTCCTGGGCCAGGCCCTGACCCTGGTCCGCCTCGCCGACGAGGCCGGCCTCCCCGCCGAGAAGCGCCTCGACGAGTACAAGGACGCCAACCTCGACGCCGTGAAGCGCCGGCTGCTCAACGAGCGCCCCTTCTTCCCGGCCCTGGAGACGGCCCAGTTCGCCTTCGGCCTCAAGGAGGCCGCCGCCGGCGCCCCTCCCGCGTACATCAAGGCCATCCTGGACGGCCGCACCCCCGAGGCCGCGGCCAAGGCCGCCGTCGAGGGCTCGAAGCTGGCCGATCCCGCCGTCCGCAAGGCCCTCCTTGAGGGCGGCAGGAAGGCCGTCGAAGCCAGCACCGATCCCATGATCCGGATGGCCCGCATCCTCGACGCCCCCAACCGGGAGTTCCGCAAGCGCATGGAGGCGATCAACGCCGTCATCGCCGAGCACGGCGCCCGCATCGCCAAGGCCCGATTCAAGGCCTACGGCAAGACCGTCTATCCGGACGCCACCCTCACCCTCCGGCTCGCCTACGGCCCCGTGGCCGGCTATCCCGCCAACGGGACCCTCATCCAGCCCTTCACGACCTTCGGCGGCATGTTCGATCGCGCCGCGGGCTGGGGCCCCGAGGCCGAGCACGGCGCCTGGGCCCTGCCCAAGCGCTGGATGGAGAAGCGCGCCGCCCTCGACATGGACACCCCCTTCGTCTTCGCCCACGCCGTGGACATCATCGGCGGGAACTCCGGCAGCCCCGTCGTGGACCGCAAGGGCGAGCTGGTGGGACTCATCTTCGATGGCAACATCGAGAGCCTCCCCGGCCACTTCTTCTACGACGGCCGCGCCAACCGCGGCATCTCCGTGGACGCCCGGGCCATCCTGGCCGCCCTGGACAAGGTCTACGAGGCCAAGGAGATCGTGAAGGAAATCCGCGGTAAGTAGCTCCCGGATCCCTTAACCGAAAAGCCCCGGGGCCCCTCCCCGGGGCCTTTTTATTCCTGACGCCTGCTGGTAGATTTGAGGCATCCGTACTCTTGGCATCCCGCTCGGGGCAGCCGCCCCGGGGCCCGGCTTCCGGTCCGCCCGGAACCAGCCCGCATTCCAGGCGGGGGGATGCCCGGCTGGTTTTCCGGAGCCCTCGATGGCCCAGCATCCCCTTCGACCCCTGAACTGCCTGGCCCTCCTCGCCCTGGCGATCCTCCCGGGCTGCAGCGGGGGCGGGGGCCAGCCGCAGGTTCCCCTGGAACCGCCGACCCACCTCACCGCGAGCTGGTCCACCACCTTCGCGGACCATGCGCACCTGACCTGGACCGCCCCGGCCCAACCCGTCGACGGCTACAACGCGGAATTCCGGATCGATTCGGGCGGCTACACCCGGCTGAACACCGAGGGCCTGTACAATCCGGCATGGACCTACGGGCATTGGCCGATCCCGTTGTCCACCCTTCCCGAACTCACGCCCCTCTCCTTCCGGATGAGTTCCACGCGCGGGTCCGGGACTTCCGGGTACTCCAACGAGGCCAGCCTCATCGCGCCGCTCCGGGCCCCGGCGCGCCCCGTGACGACCGAGGTGATCGGTGGCTACAGGGTGACCTGGATCAACAACAGCCTTGTGGCCGATTCGCTGACCCTGGAGCGGGGCGTCACCCCGAACGGGTACGCGCCCGACGCCGTCTGGACGCAGATCCCCGGCGTCGCCTTCGGCGCCCTCGACTACACGGACTTCGCGGCCCCGGAAGGCGCAGGAATCTGTTATCGGGTGACCTACGCCAGGGGCGCGGCCTCGACCTCCTCCACCAGCCTGGTCTTCACGAGCGGCTTGAACGGGCCCGTCAACCTGGTGGCGACGCCGGGGGCCGATTCCGTCCACCTGACGTGGGCCAACCGGAGCACGGCGGCCGCCTCCGTCGTCGTCGCCCGCGCTTCGACCCTGGGCGCCGACCCGACATTCCTGCCCATCGCGACCCTTCCGCCGACGGGGACCTCTTTTGACGACGTCCAGGTACCCACCGGGTACTACACGTACCGGGTGGAGGCGAGGGCCGCCGGAGCCTTCGCCGGAGCCCCGAGTCCGGCCGTCAAGGTGGCGATCCGACCCGCCGCGGTCCCGGGCCTGACCGTCGTCCCCAGCATCCTCCCTGCCATGCCCAGCGGCAGCCTCGGGGCCCTGGCCCCCCAGGGGACCTGGTTCCTGGGCATTCCGCCCGGGCTTTCCTCGACTTGCCGGGTCTTCCATCCGGTCGATGGCACCTGGGTCACGCAGGCGTTCGCCAGCGCCACCCGGCTGGCATCGCCGGGCCTCGCGTCGGACGCCCAGGGCCGGCCCCACCTTGTCCTGGCCCGGCCCGTCGCCCAAGGGAGTTCTCAATCCGTCCTTGTGCACGCCTGGTTTGACGGGGGCGCTTGGCAGGAGGAGGAAATCACCCGGACCTCCCTGCCCACGGGCTTCGCCCCGCCGGCCTTCGTACTGCCGGCCGGCAGCCAGCATCCCAGCGTGCTCTTCCTGACCTCCGCCCGGGACCTGATCTACATGAGCAGGGGGGAGGACGGCACCTGGCAGTCGGAGACGCTGGATCCCTTCCTGCCCGTGGGCTTCGTGTGTGATCGGTTCACCCTGATCCTGGACGGGGCCGGCGCACCGGCCGTGCTCGCGGGGGATTACCCCGGACCCCAGCTCCTGCGCCGCACCGGTGCCGACGCGTGGGTCGCGGAGGCCCTTCCCAGCGGCCTGGCGGAGTACGGCGGACGCGGCTCGCTCGTAGCCACGGCGGATGGCGACCTGCACCTCTTCCTGGCCATGGAAACGACCTTCCTCAGCAGAACGTACAACCTGGCCTGGAGCCGACGGAGCGGCGGAGCCTGGAGTTCGCCCGCGACCCTGGTCGCCCTCCGCGACGCGTCCCCCACGCCCAGCATCCAGGCGAAGGCGAGCCCCGATGGGACCCGGGTGATCGTCGCCTGTCCAACCCCCCTGGGCAACACCCTGCTGGCCTTTGCCCAGGGCGCCTGGGCCCAGGTGGTCCTGGGACCCGCGCTGGAGCCGCCGCCGCTGCTGGGCTTCATGTCCGATGGGCGCCTGCGGGTCCTCCAGAAGGCGGGCTATGAGTACGCCAATGGCTGGTCGGATTACGTCCAGTACACCGAGCCATGAACTCCCGCCTCCGCCCTCGCATTGCTCCTGATCGGCCGCATCCTTTCCGGGTGCGCCGCGCGGATGCCCTCCCCGATCGTTGTCCGAGGTATCGATGATCTCCAAAATCCTTCATCCCCTGGGTCTGGTATCCATGCTCGTGCTCGCGGCCCTCGCCGGCTGCGGCAAGGGCCAGGAGGCCCTCGATCCCCCGACGAATTTCGCCGCGCATTGGTCCCCGGACTACGAAGACATGATGATCACCTCCTGGACCGCGCCGACCTGCGAACTCGACGGCTACAACATGGAATACCAGGTGGACGCCGGCCCCTTCGTACGTCTGAACACGGAGTACATCCACGCTGCCTGGACCAGTTCCTCGTTCCCGATGAATCTGAACAACCTGCCCGAACTGGTCCCACTCCGGTTCCGCATGAATACGTTCCGGACCCCCCGCGTCTCCGCGTACAGCAACGTCGTAACGCTCATGACCCGCCTCCGGGCCCCGAAGAACGTCGGGGCGTACTTCTACGCGGACCATGTCCAGGTCAGTTGGACCAACCCAAGCCTGGTGGCCGATACCCTCACCCTCGAGCGGGGCGTCGCCTCGCCAAGCACGCCTTCCGACAAGGTCTGGACCCGGCTTCCGTCGGTCCGGTTCGGGGATCTCCAATACACGGACCTCGAGGCGCCGGAAGGGATGAGCGTTTCCTACCGGGTGACCTACGCCAAGGGCGAGGCCTCGATGTCCGGCTATTCCAATTCCCAGGTGACGTCCATCAGCGCCCCCACCCAACTGGTGGCCACCCCGGGGCCGGCCAGCGTCCACCTGACCTGGACCAACCAAACCACGGGCGCCACCTCACTGGTGGTCCTCCGCCAGTCGGGTAAGGATGGGGGGGGCAGCCTGACCGAGCTCGCCACCCTGCCGCCGACGGCCACCTCGTACGACGATCTGGACCTGGCCGCGGGCACCTACTTCTACCAAATCCAGGCGCGGCACCCGGAACCCACCATGACCGTCAGCAGCCCGACCGTGCTGGGCGCGGCGTTGCCGGCCGCCACGCCCGGGTTCTCCCTCGAAGGCCTCTCGGTCCAGTGGCCGAGTGTCAACCTCGGGGCCCTTCGCAGGGATGGGACCTGGGTGATCGGTTTTCTGCAGGGCGGGAGCAGCTCCAGCCAGGTCTACCTGCCATCCGGCGGCACGTGGACGTCCCAGGGTTTCCCGAATGCCACGAAGTTCGCCCAGCCGGGCATCCTGCTCGACGCCTCCGACCAGCCCCACGTGCTCTACCTGCGCCCCGCCATCCAGGGCAGTTCCAGCCAGATGCTCCGGCACGCCTGGTTCGATGGGTCCGTTTGGCAGGATGAAGCGCTCGCCACCGGCGACTATGACAGGTTCTGGTCCCTCCCCATCCTGGCCAGTCTGGACCGGTCCGGGAACCCGGTCGTGGTGGCCCCGCTCTCCTCGGGGGTCCTCTCCTGCACGCTCAAAGGCGAGGATGGATCCTGGATGACGGAATCCCTGGCCGCAGTCCAGCCGCCGCTTGCGGGGGGGGCGATCCGGTATGCGCTGTCCCTGGACGCGGCGGGCGTACCCGTCGTCGCGATCGCCAATGCCACCACCTGGAACGTGGCCCGGCGCACCGGTCCCCAGACCTGGCAAGCCGAGGCCGTCCCCCTGGATCGGGCCACCGATACGTCCCTCTCCCGGCTGGGGCTCGCGGTGACCGCCGACGGGGATCTGCACCTCCTCGTGGGAAGGGCCCACCTCCCCGTAACCTCCCCTGCCTCCAATGAACTGGTCTGGGTCCGGCGCGCCTCCGGGACCTGGGGCGCGCCCACCGTCCTGATGACCGCCAGCGGCACCCTCATGCCCGGCGGGGAGTACCGGGTCAGCCCCGCCGGCGACCGCATCGCCTGCGCCGCGTTCGACGGCACGGGGACCCATCTCCTGGTCTATTCGCAGGGCGCCTGGATCACGCCGAACCTGGGCTTGGCCTATGGGGTGGGCCCCATGCTGGGGTTCACCCCCGAGGGCAAGCTCCGGTTTGTGATGGGGTCGCCCCAGACCCAGACGGACTTCCTCCTCTTCTCGGAACGCTAGGAGC
Encoded here:
- a CDS encoding fibronectin type III domain-containing protein, yielding MISKILHPLGLVSMLVLAALAGCGKGQEALDPPTNFAAHWSPDYEDMMITSWTAPTCELDGYNMEYQVDAGPFVRLNTEYIHAAWTSSSFPMNLNNLPELVPLRFRMNTFRTPRVSAYSNVVTLMTRLRAPKNVGAYFYADHVQVSWTNPSLVADTLTLERGVASPSTPSDKVWTRLPSVRFGDLQYTDLEAPEGMSVSYRVTYAKGEASMSGYSNSQVTSISAPTQLVATPGPASVHLTWTNQTTGATSLVVLRQSGKDGGGSLTELATLPPTATSYDDLDLAAGTYFYQIQARHPEPTMTVSSPTVLGAALPAATPGFSLEGLSVQWPSVNLGALRRDGTWVIGFLQGGSSSSQVYLPSGGTWTSQGFPNATKFAQPGILLDASDQPHVLYLRPAIQGSSSQMLRHAWFDGSVWQDEALATGDYDRFWSLPILASLDRSGNPVVVAPLSSGVLSCTLKGEDGSWMTESLAAVQPPLAGGAIRYALSLDAAGVPVVAIANATTWNVARRTGPQTWQAEAVPLDRATDTSLSRLGLAVTADGDLHLLVGRAHLPVTSPASNELVWVRRASGTWGAPTVLMTASGTLMPGGEYRVSPAGDRIACAAFDGTGTHLLVYSQGAWITPNLGLAYGVGPMLGFTPEGKLRFVMGSPQTQTDFLLFSER